The bacterium genomic interval GAGAAGTTCCTCGACGTGAAGTCCTATACCCACGTGAACCGATGGGCCGAGATGATCCGCGATCGCCCGGCCGCCCAGCGCGGCGTGCGTGTGAATCGGATGTGGGGCCCGGAGGAGCTTCGCCTGCCCGAGCGACACTCGAGCGCCGACTTCGACTAGCCGTCAGCTTCGCGGGGCGAGGGGGGCGTCGTCAGGCGGATCCCCAATGGTCGATCAGCGCGTCCACGACGGGATCGAGGTCGGCGAACATCCACCAGTGGCCACGACCCGGGAGACGGGTCGTCTTCGCGCCGACGGAGGCCGCGACCGCTTCGCACATCTCGACGGTCCCGGTGAACGGATCCTCTTCGGCGACCAGGACGTGGCCAGGGCGCCGCGCGGCCTTCACGAGTCGCTCGCCGAGCGCGCGCATCACGGGCTGCTTCGCCGAGCGATAGAGCGAGAGCACGCAGCGTCCCATCTCCTCGCCCTGTCCCGCAGCGACGTCCCGCGCGACGTCTTCCGGGATCCCCATCGTCCCGAGCATCTCGATCCGCGCCTCGAGCGGCTGACCGAGCATCTCGCCGATCGCCGCTTCCCCGACCTCGGGCGTCTGCCAGGCCTGCGCCATGTCATGCCAGACGTAGTCCGGGTGCGCGAGTCCGGCGCAATCCGTCGCCCAGCTGCGGACGAGGTCGGGGCGGTCGGCGACGATTCCCAGGACGTGTCCCGCGCCCCAGTCGTGGCCCACGAGGTCCGCTTCGCCGCCGCGTGCCTCGATCTCCGCGGCGAGCCATTCGTGATAGGCCTCCCGCGTCGCTGCGAAGCCGTCCGGGACCGGCGCACCGAAGCCGGGCGGGGCGAGGGCTTCGAGGTCGTCGACGCCTCGCGCCGCGAGCGCTTCGTGGAGGGGCCGCCAGAGCGCCGGTGTCTCCGGATTTCCGTGAACGAAGAGCTTGGGCACGGGGTCTCCTTGTCGAGTCGGGCAGGACGCCGCCAGCCTAGCGTCGGTCCGAGGCTGCGCCGGGGACTGCGGGTACCCCGTTCGGCGACTCAGTCGAGGGCGTACTTCCGGTTCTCCTCCTCGACCTGGACGCCGAGGGTGTTGAGCGCCATCGAAACGAGGTTGTACTGACCGACGGCGAAGATGAGGTCGACGGCCTGCAGCGTGTCGAAGTGCTCCATCACGCTCACCCACGTCTCGTCGGTCACGAAGGCGTCTTCGACGAGCTCGTCCGTCGCCCGCAGGAGGGCCCGCTCGCCCTCCGCCCACTCCGGGGCGTCGGGGCCGACGCGGATCCTTCGGATCTCGTCTTCGGACAGGCCGCAGTCGAGGGCGATGCGAACGTGTTGTGTCCACTCGTAGCCCGAGTTGCGAAGGTGACCGACGCGGAGGATCGCGATCTCCCGCTCTCGGGCAGGGAGGGTGCTCTTTCCGAGCACGTGGTTGCCGAAGACCATCCAACGCCGGAACAGATCCGGGTGATGGGAGAGCGTGCGGAAGATGTTGAGCATCGGTGCGTCGCCGAAGAGCTCCTTGATCTCGGTGGGTAGCTCCTCGTCGGAGAGGGGCGGGACACGGGGTGTGGAGAGGCGCATGGGAACTCCCTGATCGTTTCGTCTCTGGGGATCGGGCCTGGCTTCGAGGGCGCTGCGGCAATCGGTTGCGTTCGAGCGAACGAGTCCGATGCTAGCGTGGTCGCGCATCGTCGATTGGGCACATGAAGCGAAGGCGGGCTGCGACGCATGGGACGGATCCATCTCTTCGAACTCGAAGACCAGGCCTGGTTCCCGGACGTGATCCGCGACGCCGGGACGGCCTATCTCCGCTTCATGGCCGCACGCGCGGGCCAGTCCGCGGCGCTCGCTCCGAAGATCGCCGAGGTCCTCGAACGCAATCGCGAGACACGCATCGTCGACCTCTGCTCGGGAGGCTCGGGGCCGATTCCCGAGATCGTGGACGTACTCGCTGCGGAGGGGCGCGAGGTCACGGCGACGCTCACGGATCTCTACCCGAACGTCGATGCCTTCGAGCGCGTCGCGCGTGAATCGGGAGGGCGGATCGAAGCGATCTCGACGCCGGTCGATGCGACCCGGATCGGGACCGATCGGCCGGGGCTGCGGACCCTGACCAACGCACTGCACCACTTCCGCCCCGAAGCCGCGCGCCAGATCCTCCAGGACGCCGTTGCCGCGCGCCAACCGATCGCCGTCTTCGAGATGGTCGGTCGCTCGCCGATCCAGATCGCCGGGATATTGCTGGTCTTCCTTCCGGTGATGTTGACGCTTCCCTTCTTCCGACCCTTCCGGTGGAGCTGGATCCCGCTGACCTACCTCGTTCCCGTGATCCCGCTCTTCGTGATGTGGGACGGGCTGGTCTCGTGTCTTCGCGTCTACTCCGAGCCGGAGCTGCGAAGTCTGATCGAGGGCGTGGAAGGTCACGAAGGCTACGACTGGGAGATCGGCGAAGTCGAGGTCCCCGGAATGCCGATCGGAATCGCCTCGCTCGTCGGAAGCCCGCGGCCGGCATGAGCGCCTGGAAGCGATGGCGCGCCGGGCGCGCCGGACTCGGGGGGCTGGTAGCCCTTCTCGTCGTCGCGACCGCCTGCGGTGGGGGGGAAGAGTCGTCCTCCGACACCTCCGACACCTCGGAACGACGCGCGGAACGATCGGGTTCAGCGGCGCCGGACGAGATCGCGGCCCTCGTGGACGGGGTGGGGATCCCGCTCTCGGAGGTCGAGGCGCCGCTGCAGATCGAGCTCCACGATCTCGCGGTCGCCGCCTGGGAAGCGCGCCGGCGGCAGCTCGAGCATCTGGTGGCGCGACGACTCGGCGATGCCGGGGCATCCCCTTCCTCGGAAGCGTGGGGGCGACGAGTCGAATGGCGACTCGCTCCGCCCGAGCCCCCTCGGCTTCCCGTGTCCGCGGCCGGTGCGGCGATCCTGGGTCGATCCGACGCGCCGGTCGTCGTGACGATCTTCGTCGACTTCGCGTCCTCCCACGTACGCGTCGTCCAGCCCGCGCTCGTGCGACTTCGCGACGTCTACGGAGACGTCCTCGCGCTCGCCTTTCGGCAGCTGCCCTTGCCCTATCACCGCTTCGCGGTTCCGGCGGCGCTCGCCGCACGCTGCGCGAACGCGGAAGGACGATTCGACGCGTATGCGCAGGCGCTCCTGCAGGCCGGTCCGGACTTCACGCCCGACGACCTCCGCGTCCTGGCGGCCCGGGTCGGGCTCGAGCCCGGACGCTTCGAGACGTGCCTGGAAGCTCGGGGAACTCGACGCGAAGTGGATGCGGATCTCGCCCTCGCCGCACGCCTCGGCGTGCACCGTACGCCGACGGTCCTCGTGAACGGCCTCTACCTGGCGGGCCGTCCCGATTTCGAGGCGATCGACGCGGCGGTGCGCGGGGAGCTCGCGCGGCTGGGCGAGTCGATCCCGGACGGGCGATCTCGCGACGAGGGTGGGGGGACTCGCTCGGCCCCCGGCGCGCCGGCGCGGCCGCTGCCCGAGATCCCGCCCGAGCGGCTCGCCGAGCCCGAGCTGGTGCTCGCGCTCGACCGGAGCGTCGTCGCGGCGGCCCTCGCCGACCGTGACCGGCTCGGTGGCCAGCTGACCGCGACCCGGGGCGAGTTCTCCGGGGAGCGTCTGCTCAAGGTGCGCGAGGTCTCGGACGGAGATTTCTTCGCTCGTCTCGGTCTGCAGGAGGGGGACGTCCTGCTGGCGGTCAACGGGGCCTTCGTGACCGTCGATCACGATCACTTCCTCGACGCCTTCGCCGAAGGGGACGTCGTCCGCCTGCTGGTGATGCGCCGGGGGCGGCCGCATACCTGGGAGTATCGCGTTCGCTAGCGACGCGACGGTCGCGCCTAACGCGGATTTCCGCTCCACGCTCCGGAGGAGAGCTGGGACTGGCCGAAGACCGAGGGGTGGAAGCAGTCTCCCCCGTTGATCTCGTTCGCGCCGAAGGCCGTCGTGCCGATCGAGGGCAGGGTCTCGTTCGCGTAGTCCGCCACGATCTCGATCCCGTTGGGATTCCGGCCGTTGGCGTTCGACGTGTAGGCGAGCGCCAGATCGCGCAGGATTTCGTTGTAGCGGACGATCCGGGCCTCGATCGCGGCGAGCCGGGTCGGCAGGTCCTCGCCGTTCAGGACTGCGTTCAGCGTGGCGATCTCGCAGACGTCGAAGCTGTCCCGGAAGTCGTCGCAGTCGATGTTGCTCGTTCCGGTCTGCTTCGCGACGCCCGCGGCGTAGAGGTCCTGGACCCGCGGGACGCCGAGCAGGTAGACGGTCGAACCGATCGGCAGCGAGGTCGGGTGACCGAAGCCGACGAGCTTGTCGAGCCCGGCTTCGAGAGCCGTCGTCCAGGTCGCGTCGTCGTAGAGCGGATTGCCACAGCTGGCCGGGTCGACGCAATCGCGGTTGCAGACGTCGTTGCCACCGAGCTCGACCACCACGAGGTCCGGGATCGGCACGAGCGAGAGGATGTCGTCGACCTGGATCGAGAAGCGATCGGCTCCGGCAGTCATCTCCGCGCCGGAGACGGAGACGCGGCTCGAGGTGATGGTCGAGGCCGGGCCGCCGTAGAAATCGAAGAAGCTGCTGCCGAGGCTGGCCCCGTCGAACCACGAATACTCGGGCTGGTCGCCGCCTGCAGGGCATAGGAGGCAGATGAGGCCCAGGAAGCCGGCGTTGCAGGTACAGTCCGCGGCGAAGCCCTGGGTGATGCTGTCGCCGGCGGCGACGATCCGGGTCGGAGGCGGCGGGACGGTCTGGTCGGCCTGGCAGACCTGGGCGAGGCCGGGGCCGCTTCCGACGATCGCTTCGCGAAGCGTCCGCCGATCGTTGGGCTCGCAGTCGACGCGCCCGCCGATCACGCTGCACTTGTCCTCGGGCAGCGCCGTCGGGGTCACGCCGGCGAGCCCCCGCTGATAGAGCGCGACGTCGAGCAGGTCGACGCTGCCGTCGTCGTTCACGTCTCCGCACTGGCAGGCGTCCCCGATCCCGTCGGCCGCGAGGCCGTGGAGC includes:
- a CDS encoding alpha/beta hydrolase; translation: MPKLFVHGNPETPALWRPLHEALAARGVDDLEALAPPGFGAPVPDGFAATREAYHEWLAAEIEARGGEADLVGHDWGAGHVLGIVADRPDLVRSWATDCAGLAHPDYVWHDMAQAWQTPEVGEAAIGEMLGQPLEARIEMLGTMGIPEDVARDVAAGQGEEMGRCVLSLYRSAKQPVMRALGERLVKAARRPGHVLVAEEDPFTGTVEMCEAVAASVGAKTTRLPGRGHWWMFADLDPVVDALIDHWGSA
- a CDS encoding carboxymuconolactone decarboxylase family protein, which gives rise to MRLSTPRVPPLSDEELPTEIKELFGDAPMLNIFRTLSHHPDLFRRWMVFGNHVLGKSTLPAREREIAILRVGHLRNSGYEWTQHVRIALDCGLSEDEIRRIRVGPDAPEWAEGERALLRATDELVEDAFVTDETWVSVMEHFDTLQAVDLIFAVGQYNLVSMALNTLGVQVEEENRKYALD
- a CDS encoding class I SAM-dependent methyltransferase encodes the protein MGRIHLFELEDQAWFPDVIRDAGTAYLRFMAARAGQSAALAPKIAEVLERNRETRIVDLCSGGSGPIPEIVDVLAAEGREVTATLTDLYPNVDAFERVARESGGRIEAISTPVDATRIGTDRPGLRTLTNALHHFRPEAARQILQDAVAARQPIAVFEMVGRSPIQIAGILLVFLPVMLTLPFFRPFRWSWIPLTYLVPVIPLFVMWDGLVSCLRVYSEPELRSLIEGVEGHEGYDWEIGEVEVPGMPIGIASLVGSPRPA
- a CDS encoding thioredoxin domain-containing protein, encoding MSAWKRWRAGRAGLGGLVALLVVATACGGGEESSSDTSDTSERRAERSGSAAPDEIAALVDGVGIPLSEVEAPLQIELHDLAVAAWEARRRQLEHLVARRLGDAGASPSSEAWGRRVEWRLAPPEPPRLPVSAAGAAILGRSDAPVVVTIFVDFASSHVRVVQPALVRLRDVYGDVLALAFRQLPLPYHRFAVPAALAARCANAEGRFDAYAQALLQAGPDFTPDDLRVLAARVGLEPGRFETCLEARGTRREVDADLALAARLGVHRTPTVLVNGLYLAGRPDFEAIDAAVRGELARLGESIPDGRSRDEGGGTRSAPGAPARPLPEIPPERLAEPELVLALDRSVVAAALADRDRLGGQLTATRGEFSGERLLKVREVSDGDFFARLGLQEGDVLLAVNGAFVTVDHDHFLDAFAEGDVVRLLVMRRGRPHTWEYRVR
- a CDS encoding SGNH/GDSL hydrolase family protein, which translates into the protein MPSASPLRLLALWCCLLLASSSALAGTARVYHSPADDGVVPGTLPIEPGLPFVTLFLYVDAGPATTLSGTPCVDGDGDELCAFEFTLQTTGDATLVGFVPDPAVDVVHRLGASDFAVVGGDAIDGTAGPVRVGALDLDVASPNWALASTRGSSVDASFTLTSIGATAIAAPEPRGVVPLGLALALLAQLRRRARSALAIPTLLCVTPLALAGAMPATAQDADGDGVPDVSDNCVHTANADQLDVGGLHGLAADGIGDACQCGDVNDDGSVDLLDVALYQRGLAGVTPTALPEDKCSVIGGRVDCEPNDRRTLREAIVGSGPGLAQVCQADQTVPPPPTRIVAAGDSITQGFAADCTCNAGFLGLICLLCPAGGDQPEYSWFDGASLGSSFFDFYGGPASTITSSRVSVSGAEMTAGADRFSIQVDDILSLVPIPDLVVVELGGNDVCNRDCVDPASCGNPLYDDATWTTALEAGLDKLVGFGHPTSLPIGSTVYLLGVPRVQDLYAAGVAKQTGTSNIDCDDFRDSFDVCEIATLNAVLNGEDLPTRLAAIEARIVRYNEILRDLALAYTSNANGRNPNGIEIVADYANETLPSIGTTAFGANEINGGDCFHPSVFGQSQLSSGAWSGNPR